One window from the genome of Musa acuminata AAA Group cultivar baxijiao chromosome BXJ1-4, Cavendish_Baxijiao_AAA, whole genome shotgun sequence encodes:
- the LOC103981868 gene encoding probable protein S-acyltransferase 16 isoform X2, with amino-acid sequence MRGSVTLPIFIVLTAIGYLYYTTLFVLIDGWLGLSTAAGFANAAVFTALAVVVVVTYGIAVFKDPGRVPNSFSPDIEHSESPIHEIKRKGGDLRYCQKCSHYKPPRAHHCRTCKRCVLRMDHHCVWINNCVGHENYKAFLIFVFYGVIACIHSMVLLVGSASYALHNDQEHNAGFFNISYYHEGVKAMWLAEKVGNVYRHPYDLGIYENLMWVLGPSIFCWFCPVTKNLGSGLRFRTAYDVPLSTFQS; translated from the exons ATGCGAGGCTCCGTGACGCTCCCCATCTTTATCGTGCTCACCGCGATTGGCTATCTGTACTACACGACCCTTTTCGTCTTGATCGATGGATGGCTGGGGCTGTCGACGGCGGCTGGGTTCGCGAACGCCGCCGTGTTCACCGCTCTCGCCGTCGTGGTCGTTGTCACCTACGGGATCGCCGTGTTCAAGGATCCAGGCCGTGTTCCGAACTCCTTCTCACCCGACATCGAGCACTCAGAGAGCCCAATCCACGAGATCAAGAGGAAG GGTGGAGACCTGAGATACTGCCAGAAGTGTTCCCACTATAAGCCTCCTCGTGCACATCACTGTCGTACTTGTAAAAGATGTGTCTTGAGAATG GATCACCACTGTGTCTGGATAAACAATTGTGTCGGGCATGAGAACTATAAGGCCTTCCTTATTTTCGTGTTTTATGGTGTGATTGCCTGCATCCATTCTATG GTTTTGCTTGTGGGAAGTGCTTCTTATGCTCTCCACAACGATCAGGAACATAATGCTGGATTTTTCAATATTTCGTAT TATCATGAAGGAGTAAAGGCAATGTGGCTGGCAGAAAAGGTAGGAAATGTGTATCGACATCCATATGACCTTGGTATTTATGAAAACCTTATGTGG GTTCTGGGACCCAGCATATTCTGTTGGTTCTGCCCTGTGACGAAGAATTTAGGCTCTGGTCTCCGTTTTCGCACTGCATACGACGTTCCATTATCCACATTTCAAAGCTGA
- the LOC103981868 gene encoding probable protein S-acyltransferase 16 isoform X1: MRGSVTLPIFIVLTAIGYLYYTTLFVLIDGWLGLSTAAGFANAAVFTALAVVVVVTYGIAVFKDPGRVPNSFSPDIEHSESPIHEIKRKGGDLRYCQKCSHYKPPRAHHCRTCKRCVLRMDHHCVWINNCVGHENYKAFLIFVFYGVIACIHSMVLLVGSASYALHNDQEHNAGFFNISYIICGILLLPLTIALIVLLGWHIYLILQNKTTIEYHEGVKAMWLAEKVGNVYRHPYDLGIYENLMWVLGPSIFCWFCPVTKNLGSGLRFRTAYDVPLSTFQS; encoded by the exons ATGCGAGGCTCCGTGACGCTCCCCATCTTTATCGTGCTCACCGCGATTGGCTATCTGTACTACACGACCCTTTTCGTCTTGATCGATGGATGGCTGGGGCTGTCGACGGCGGCTGGGTTCGCGAACGCCGCCGTGTTCACCGCTCTCGCCGTCGTGGTCGTTGTCACCTACGGGATCGCCGTGTTCAAGGATCCAGGCCGTGTTCCGAACTCCTTCTCACCCGACATCGAGCACTCAGAGAGCCCAATCCACGAGATCAAGAGGAAG GGTGGAGACCTGAGATACTGCCAGAAGTGTTCCCACTATAAGCCTCCTCGTGCACATCACTGTCGTACTTGTAAAAGATGTGTCTTGAGAATG GATCACCACTGTGTCTGGATAAACAATTGTGTCGGGCATGAGAACTATAAGGCCTTCCTTATTTTCGTGTTTTATGGTGTGATTGCCTGCATCCATTCTATG GTTTTGCTTGTGGGAAGTGCTTCTTATGCTCTCCACAACGATCAGGAACATAATGCTGGATTTTTCAATATTTCGTAT ATAATTTGTGGCATTCTGCTACTTCCCTTAACTATTGCATTAATTGTCCTTTTGGGTTGGCATATTTACCTCATCCTACAAAACAAGACCACAATCGAG TATCATGAAGGAGTAAAGGCAATGTGGCTGGCAGAAAAGGTAGGAAATGTGTATCGACATCCATATGACCTTGGTATTTATGAAAACCTTATGTGG GTTCTGGGACCCAGCATATTCTGTTGGTTCTGCCCTGTGACGAAGAATTTAGGCTCTGGTCTCCGTTTTCGCACTGCATACGACGTTCCATTATCCACATTTCAAAGCTGA
- the LOC135651138 gene encoding uncharacterized protein At2g39795, mitochondrial-like, which yields MAFSAALRRAASAAAPVAVRFLWRGHQANRSTLIHILSPRTTIGERTAFPFSSAACFSSAAKKPATDADLVRVIESEIKCALESDDHDRVEEVPDGFPFEIQDEKGMNTVTLKRSFQGENIEVIVSMPSLVTGEEPDHDRVGHDDNEDGDQEEKPGQSSVPLTVNISKGNGPSLEFSCTAYADEVTIDSMSVRENKESDDEMLAYEGPDFNDLDENLQKAFYKYLEIRGISPMTTNFLHEYMINKDSREYLWWLKNLKQFIQN from the exons ATGGCCTTCTCCGCCGCTCTTCGCCGTGCCGCTTCTGCCGCCGCCCCTGTGGCCGTCCGCTTCCTTTGGCGAGGCCACCAGGCCAACCGCTCTACGCTGATCCATATACTGTCTCCGAGGACAACGATCGGAGAGAGAACAGCTTTCCCCTTCTCTTCCGCCGCGTGCTTCTCTTCGGCGGCAAAGAAGCCAGCTACCGACGCCGACCTCGTCCGTGTCATCGAGTCGGAGATCAAGTGTGCACTGGAGTCTGACGACCACGATCGA GTAGAGGAAGTGCCCGACGGGTTTCCGTTCGAGATCCAGGATGAGAAGGGGATGAACACTGTAACCCTTAAGAGAAGCTTCCAGGGAGAGAACATCGAAGTCATAGTTTCTATGCCCAGCCTCGTCACCGGAGAGGAACCGGATCATGATCGAGTGGGTCACGATGATAATGAGGACGGTGATCAAGAGGAGAAGCCCGGTCAATCCAGCGTTCCGCTGACCGTGAACATCTCGAAAGGAAATGGGCCAAGCTTGGAGTTCTCTTGCACTGCCTACGCTGATGAAGTTACAATCGACAGCATGTCCGTTAGAGAAAACAAAGAATCTGATGATGAGATGCTTGCCTACGAAGGACCCGATTTCAA TGATCTGGATGAGAATTTGCAGAAAGCTTTCTACAAGTATCTGGAGATTAGAGGAATTTCGCCCATGACAACCAACTTTTTGCATGAGTACATGATAAACAAGGACAGCCGAGAGTACCTGTGGTGGTTGAAGAATTTGAAGCAGTTTATTCAGAATTAG
- the LOC135672116 gene encoding mannose-specific lectin 3-like — protein sequence MQETSARYPARKSMAMPRVVCALLFVLYALSRTSPSTAHDNNIMLTGDVLCPDCQLSYLDATFTMQSDCNLVFYEQSEATFYSDTYDQGHVNCTVSLNQYGQLVISAPDGTTVWTSGTPASEGRYAAVLRPDKQVGIYGPVVWSAPDTGSASDVLMDDGEEGESDDDVIPTVDNTLFSSDILGENEGLATRDYSLTMLESCSLELVKGESQYLWVSGSVGRGKHCFLRLNRMGQLTIKDDEYQSIWSTKPSPRGDGDYVLILQSNGQAAVYGPLIWATGGYYQTTPFAFSPAPISY from the coding sequence ATGCAGGAGACGTCGGCGAGGTACCCAGCGAGAAAGAGTATGGCCATGCCTAGGGTGGTGTGTGCTCTCTTATTCGTTCTCTACGCCCTCTCGCGCACAAGCCCCTCCACCGCCCACGATAACAACATCATGCTCACCGGGGATGTCCTCTGTCCTGACTGCCAGCTCTCCTACCTCGACGCTACCTTCACCATGCAAAGCGACTGCAACCTCGTTTTTTACGAGCAGAGCGAGGCGACTTTCTATTCCGATACCTACGACCAGGGCCACGTTAACTGCACCGTCTCCCTCAACCAATACGGTCAACTGGTCATCTCCGCCCCCGACGGCACCACAGTCTGGACTTCTGGAACCCCCGCCAGCGAAGGCAGGTATGCGGCCGTGCTCAGACCCGACAAACAAGTTGGCATCTACGGCCCGGTCGTCTGGTCCGCCCCTGACACCGGGTCCGCCAGTGATGTGCTCATGGACGACGGCGAGGAGGGGGAGTCCGATGACGATGTCATTCCGACGGTTGACAACACCTTATTCTCATCCGACATTCTCGGCGAAAACGAGGGGCTTGCAACCAGGGATTATTCCCTGACCATGCTTGAAAGTTGCAGTTTGGAGCTCGTCAAGGGCGAGTCCCAGTACCTGTGGGTGTCGGGCAGTGTAGGCCGAGGCAAGCACTGCTTTCTCAGGCTTAATCGCATGGGCCAGCTCACCATCAAAGACGACGAGTATCAGAGCATATGGTCGACCAAGCCTTCGCCACGAGGGGATGGCGACTACGTGCTGATCCTCCAGTCCAATGGCCAAGCTGCCGTCTATGGACCTTTAATCTGGGCCACCGGTGGCTACTATCAAACCACTCCTTTTGCATTCTCTCCGGCTCCGATATCTTATTAG